From Fusobacterium varium:
TGAAAAAAGATTGAATAATTTTAAAGAGCCAGATGTTGCAGAAAAAATACAAAAGTTATGGTATGAAACAAACATTAAAATACCACAAGAAAAAACAGTGAATAAGTATGCGGTGTATTCTGAATATGAAAGTAACTACAAAGGGGATTATACTCTCTTTATAGGTGCTGATAAAGTAGATTCTTGTAAAGAAATAATTATTGAAGAAGAAAACTATCAGGTTTTTTCTGTAGATACTTCATCTCCATATGGAATTATAATGACATGGCAGGAGATATGGGAAATGGAAGAAAAAGGACTCTTAAATAGAGCATATACAGTGGATTATGAGAAATATTATCCAGATGGAAAAGTAGAAATTTTCATTGCTTTAAAATAATATCTTTTCATTCTTAAAAAAATATGGTAGAATAAATTGACCGATAGGTCATTTGTATGTTTGCATATTACTTTTTATTTTATACATGACTGGAAATACTGGAGGGATATATATGAAAAAATTAATAATAATAGGTATACTGGCATTATCAGTTATTGCTAATGCAAGCTGGTGGGGAAGTATGAGTGGAGGAACAAGAGCAGCTATTATAGGAGGTTCAGCACTTATTCTAAATAATAGTTATCAAAATAGTGAAATTAAACACCAGAGAGATTTAGATCAACTGGATACAAATATAAGAAGAGATTATGAAAGACAGGCAGTAGCTCAAAATGCTCGTTATAAATATGGAAACTCAGGTGTACCTGCAAGATTGAATACTGTAACAGCTAATAATTATAGTGGAGGTTATAATAATAATTATAATGGAAATTATAACAATGGCTATGTCAATCAACAGGCTCCACAGAGAAGCGGAAAGGTAGTTTATTCAGATGGAAGAACTCAAATAATAGAATTATCTGATGGAACAAGAATAACTATTAATCAATAAAAATAAATTTGACATTCTAAAAAAAATGGTGTATTCTCTTTTATAAGAAAAAATGAAAAATGGAGGTGAACAAAAATGATGAATAGATTTACTTGGTGGTGGCAAAACAAACTTCACAAATTTAATACTAGACAGGTGGATCAGGTTTTGTCATAGATGTTCATTAAAGAGTATAGATATTTTTAATTTTAGTGTGTATTTAAACCTGTTCCAAATGAACAGGTTTTTTATTTTATATAAAAAGTAATTGTTTATTAAGCCTTGTCTCAATTTGACAGGGCTTTTTATTTTTTAATATTTTAAGGAGGAAAAAATGAAAAAATTATTTATTTTACTTTTAATTATTTTATGTACAGCATGTGGAACAGAAAAACAAAAAAAGATAGAGATAGGAATTACACAAATAGTAGAACATCCTTCATTAGATGATGTCAGAAAAGGAGTAATTGATGCTTTAAAAGAAAAAGGATATGATGAAAATAAAATAAATATAAATTATAAAAATGCTCAGGGAGATTTTGGAACAGCTCAGGTAATAGCCCAAGAATATAATAATAACAGTGATGTAATAATTGCTATATCAACACCAAGTGCTCAGGCAGCTGCAAATAATATAAAAGACAAACCTATATTTTTTTCAGCTATAACTAATCCAGAGAGTGCTGGAATACTTAGAAAAAATGTGACAGGGGTAAGCGATAAATCACCAGTACAAAAACAGGTACAGCTTATAGAACGACTTTTGCCAGAAGCAAAAAATATAGGAATTGTATATAACACAAGTGAGCAGAATTCTTTTTATTTGACAGAGGAATTTACTAAAGCAGCAAAGGAAAAAGGTTATATTGTAAAAGTAAAAGGAATAAGCAATATAAGTGAGATGGCTTCTGCTTTAGATACACTTCTTCCTGCAATAGATGTACTTTATACTTCAATAGATAATACTATTGCTTCTACATATCCTCTTATTGTAGAAAAAAGTAATAAAGCTAATAAGCCAATAATAGGAGCTACTAAAAGTTTTGTTGAACAGGGAGCATTGGCTGTAGATGGAATATCTGACTATCAAGTTGGATATCAGACAGGAGAAATGGTAGTCAGATACCTGAATGGAGAGAAGATAGAGAACATTCCATATGAGGTTGTAGAGAAGTCAGAAATGTATATAAATGAAGATGCTGCAAAAAAATTTGGCATAAAGGGAGAATAGTACGAACAAGTTTTAAAAGGTAATATTTATGAATCCTTGTAAAATAAAGGTTTGAAAAATATAATGTGGAACAAATAAGTATTTTAATTGTTATCTATAAGAATAACAGTTTTAATGGTATTATAACCCTATGAAATAAAAATTAGTTCATAGGGGGAATGCAAAATGAAAAAAATACTTATGCTATTAATGGGACTTTCAATAGTAGCTTTTGGAAAGGAACCAGCAAAAATAAAAGTAGGAATAACTCAGATAATGGAACATCAGGCTTTGGACTCTGCAAGAGAAGGTTTTATAAAAGCACTTAAAGATGGAGGTTATGGAGAAGCAAAGATAGATTATCAAAATGCTCAAGGAGATTTTGGAACAGCACAAATGATAGCTAATTCATTTGTTCAGGATAAAAAAGATATCATATTAGCAATTTCAACACCAAGTGCTCAGGCAGCTTATAATGCAACTAAAAAAATTCCTATTCTTATAACAGCAGTTACAGATGCTGAAAGTGCAGGATTAGTTGGAGAAAATATAACAGGAACAAGTGATGCTGCTCCAATATACAAACAGCTTGAAATAATAACAAAACTTTTGCCAGAGGCTAAGAAAGTTGGAATTATTTATAATACAAGTGAGCAAAACTCACAAGTACAGGTAGCACAAGCAAAAACAGAGGCAGCAAAATTAGGTCTAGAAATAGTAGAAACAGGAATTACAACAATAAATGATATGGCTATTGGATTAGATTCTCTTCTTCCAAAAGTAGATGTACTTTACACACCTACAGATAACTTAGTAGTTGCTTCAACACCTCTTTTGTTAGAAAAAGCTAATAAAGCAGGAAAGCCAGTTGTAGGAAGCGTTGAAGACCAAGTTATGCAGGGAGCTTTAGTTACTGAAACAATAGATTATGAAAGATTAGGATATCAAACTGGAGAAGTTGCTGTGCAGGTTTTAAATGGAACTGTACCCAATGCTATTCCAATAGAAACTTTAAAAGATACTCAGTTGATAATAAATAAAAAAGCAGCAGAAAAATATAATGTAGATCTTTCATCAAAAGCTTTAGAAGGAGCTAAACAATATTAATCATTTCTTGATGAAAGAGGAGAAAAGGAGATAGAGATGTTATTAGGAACATTAGAACAAAGTTTTATTTTTGCAGTAATGGTACTGGGAGTTTATATATCATATAAAATACTGGATTTTCCAGATATGACAGTAGATGGAAGTTTTCCTTTAGGTGCAGCAGTGGCAGCAGCTTCTATAGTAAAAGGATTGAATCCTGTACTAGCACTTATTCTGGCTATGGCAGCAGGAGCAGCAGCAGGATTTATTACAGGAATGATTCATGTGAAGCTGAGAGTTACAAACCTTCTGGCTGGTATAATTGTTATGACAGGACTTTACAGCATAAATTTAAGAATAATGGGAAAATCTAATATACCTCTATTTTCAGTAAAACATCTTTTCAATGGAAGTGTTTCAGCTATTATTGTAGTAGCTGTTATCCTTCTTGTAGTAAAATTAGGAATAGATTTTCTATTGAAAACAAAATTTGGTTTTGCACTTAAAGCACTTGGAGATAATGAAAGTTTGATAATTTCATTAGGGTTGAATGAAAAAACATTAAAAATATATGGACTTATGCTTGCGAACAGTCTAGTAGCTCTTTCGGGGGCAATACTGGCACAGTATCAAGGATTTGCTGATGTAGGAATGGGAACAGGAACTATTATTACAGGTCTGGCATCTATAATAATTGGGGATGCACTCTTTGGAAAGAAAAAAGTAATAAAAATATCAATGATGGTAATATTTGGAACTATAATATATAGAACAATAATTGCTTTATCTCTAAAAGTTGGAATGAATGCAAGTGATTTGAAACTTATAACTTCAGCACTTGTAGTTATAATAATTTTCTTGAAAGAAAAAAAACATCTGCTAAAAGGAGGGATTGTGAATGCTTAATATAAATAATGTGAAAAAAAGTTTCCAGACTGAACTTGGAAGTATAAAAAGAGTATTTAAAGGTCTGGACCTCCATGTTGAAAAAGGAGATTTTATTTCTATAATAGGGAGTAATGGAGCAGGGAAATCTACTCTTTTAGATACTATAACTGGAAATATTGTTCCTGATAGCGGAACTATTGATATAGATGGAAGAGATATTACAAATCTTCCAAGATATAAGAGAGGAAGTTTTATATCTAAAGTATATCAAAATCCAGCAATGGGAACAGCTCCTTCAATGACAGTATTTGAAAATCTTTCAATGGCAGATAATAAGGGAAAAAGATTCGGGTTTACATTGGGATTGAATAAAAAGAGAAAAGAGTACTATAGATCATTATTAAAAGAACTTGATTTAGGAATAGAAGATCAAATGGATACAGAGGTTGGATCACTATCTGGAGGACAAAGACAATGTCTAGCACTGATAATGGCTACTTTGAACAAACCTCAGGTTCTTTTATTGGATGAACATACAGCAGCTCTTGATCCAAAAACATCTAAAATAATAATGGATAAGACAAGGGAAATAGTAGAAAAAAATAATATATCTACACTTATGATAACTCATAATCTTCAGGACGCAATAAATTATGGAAATAGACTTATTATGCTTCATGAAGGAGAGATACTTATAGATGTGAGAGGAGATGAAAAGAAAAATCTTACATCTGAAAAATTATTGAGAATATTCAATAAAAAAGAAGCTGGATTAAAAGATAGTGAACTTTTTTCAGCATAATAAAAGCAAGTATTAAATAATTAGGAAACTAACTTTTATTTTAAGTTAGTTTCTGTTTTTAATTTCAGAAAATTAATTATATCTGGTTTTCATATTTCTGCCTTTGTGATATAATATTTAAAGATATTCTAAAAAGGAGAGCAAAGGAAGATGAAGAAAATCAGGGTTACAGTACCAGAAGATATCTGGCGTCTTATGAAAAATGACATTGAAGAATTTGGAATAAATAATAATAAACTTTGCAACTATATCCTTGAAAGATTTAAATATAATAGAAAAATGGATGTTGAAAAACTCTTGGAAACGCAAGGAAGACCATTAAAAAAGATAATTCAATTTGATTTGAATGTTTCTAATAGAGAAATATATTATGATGTACTAAAAGCTAATGAAGTAGATATAGAAGCTGAATATTTTAGAGATTTGTTTGAGCTGTATACATCTAAATTCAAATATCAAAGAGAAATATTTATATTTGAAGACAGAGTTAAAATGATATTAGAAGGAATAAAAGAAAGAAAAAAAATAAAGATAAAATATTTGAAAAGAGTATTTAATGTAGAACCTTATTTTATAAAAAGAGAAGAAAGAGGAGACGAGAACTTTCTTTTCTGTTATGATGAAGAAAAAAAGAATTATGCTAATTTTAAATTAAAAGAATTAGAAATAATTTCCATATTAGATGAAAAAATAAAAGGTAAGGATAAAAAATATATAGAAAATGTTCGTAAAAATTTTGATCCATTTTTAGGAAATGGTAATATTGTAAAAGTAAGACTGACAGAAGAAGGGGACAGCCTTTTAAAAAGTTTTACTAACTATCGTCCTAAGCTTATAAAAAAAGAGGGAGATATATATTTTTTTGAAGCAGCTAATGAGAATGCTAAACTATATTTCAGGCAATTTTCAAAAGAAGCAGAAATACTGGAACCTAAAAGTTTGAGAGAAGAAATAAAAAATGAATATTTGGAAGTTTTAGAATTATATAAATAAAAAAATGAATAAAAGTACGTTTTCAAAGGGAAAATGTTGTTTTAAAAATATAGATCAGCTTGGGAACTATAGAGTTTGTTCTCAATCTGGTCTTTTTTAATTGAAATAGTTTAAAAAATACATATTTTAATAATCAAACCTTTGCTATTGACAAATTTTTCTTTTTTGATATAATGTATTATATAAAATGTGGATAGAAGGATTTTGTTTCATTGGGAGGGGTAGTTATGTTACCATTAGCTTTTGCTGAACCTAATAAAGAATTAATCATAAAAGATATAAAAGGAGCAGGATGTTGCAAAGGAAGACTGCTTGAAAAAGGTTTTTGTGTAGGGAATAAAATCTGTGTTTTAAGAGATGGAAAAGATTCGATTGTCGTAAAAATAAATAACTGTAAATATGCTCTTAATTTTGGATTAGCAAATAAAATATTTGTAGAAAATAAATAGAAATATAAGCATGCAGCCTATATAGGCTGCTATTCTTTAGAAAAAATACTTTGATTTACAAAAGATTTCTATTTTTAATTATTATATATGGAGGCAGAATTATGAAATTGTGTGATTTAAAAAATGGAGAAAAAGCAAAAATTGTAAAGATTGGAAAAATTGGAGAATTGAAAAAAAGATTGGTAGATATGGGGATAACTGCTGGCGAAATAATAAAACTGGAAAGAAATGCTCCATTGGGAGATCCACAGGAATACATAATAAAGTCTACAGGTATAGCAATAAGAAAAGAAGATGCTAAAAATATTGAAGTTGAAAAGATAGAGGGGTAGATAGAAGATGATAAAGTTAGCTTTTACAGGAAATCCGAACGTAGGAAAATCGGCACTTATCAATGCAATAGCAGGTTCAAAACTTAAAGTAGGAAACTGGCCTGGAGTAACAGTAGAAAAGAAAGAAGCAGTATTTAATCACAAGGGAGAAGAGATAAAACTTGTTGATCTTCCAGGAGTTTATAGTTTAAGTCCATATACTTTAGAAGAAAAAATAACAAGAGATTTTATTCTTGATGAAAACCCAGATGTAGTTATTAATGTAATTGATTCTACTAACTTAGAAAGAAATCTATACTTAACTTATCTTTTGAAAGAGTTGGAAAAACCAACTGTTATGGCTTTAAATTTTTATGATGAATTCACTAAATTAAACTATAAATTAAATTTAGAAGAATTTCAAGAATTGATAGAATTAAAAGCTATTCCAGTTTCAGCTTTAAAAGGAACAGGAATTGAAGAACTTTTAGATTCAATAATAGAACTGGCTGCTAAAAAAGAAAAAGTAAAAAAATATTCACTTCCATTTGATGATTCAATAACAAGTATAATAAGAAATGTAGAAAAGAAAATAGTCTCAGATGAAAAGTTTAAAAATATATTAAAAGAATATCCAAGTGAGTATCTTACTATAAAACTAATGGAAAGAGACAGTCACTTAATAGAAAAATTAAAAAATAAATATAATGTTGATTTAAATGGTGCTTTTGAAGAAGAAATAGCCAAAATGGAAGAAAAGTATGATAATGACAGCGAAACTATTTTAGCAGAAGGAAGATATGGAGCAGTAAATGGTATACTTGCTCGTACTTTCACTACTTCTATAAAATCAAGACTTGATTTTACAGATAAAGTAGATAAAATACTATTAAATAAAGTTTTTGGACTTCCTTTATTTTTACTGATAATGGCAGGAGTAATGGGATTTGTATTTAATGGTAGTGCTCCATTTATAGACTGGGTAGATGGATTTATAAATGGATACATAGGAAAATATGTAAGAGTTCTTGTAGAAGGAACTCCGGACTGGTTAAATTCACTGATAGTAGATGGAATAATAGGAGGAGTAGGAGGAGTTCTAGTATTTGTTCCTGTTATGGTATTTCTTTATTTCTTCCTTGCAATATTGGAAGAAAGTGGATATATGTCAAGAGTAGCTTTCTTAATGGATAAAATAATGAGAAAATTAGGATTAAATGGAAAAGCATTTGTTCCTATGGTTGTAGGATTTGGATGTTCTGTTCCAGCTATTTATGCAACAAGAACATTGGAAGATGAGAGTTCAAGAAAAATGACAGCAGCAATGGCACCATTTATGTCATGTGGAGCAAGGCTTCCTGTATATGGACTGTTTACAGCAGCTTTCTTTGGGGCTAAAGCAGGAATAATTGTTATGTCTTTGTATGTTCTAGGAATAGTTGTAGCTATTCTTGTTGGACTTGCCCTTAAAAATGTAAAAGGTTTTAAAACTGATAATAAAGCTCTTTTAATAGAACTTCCACCATATAGAGTACCAAGCTTAAAAGTTATTTTGAACTCAACATGGATGAGAGTATCTGAATATTTAAAAAGAGCAACAACTATAATTATGGGGATTTTAATAATTTTATGGACACTTACATATTTTCCTGGAAAAGGAGATGCCAGTGTGTCATATATAGCTAAATTTGGACATGCATTTGCTCCAATAATGAGACCAACTGGTTTTGGAGATAGATGGGAAACTGTAGCAGCTATTCCGCCAAGTATTGCAGCAAAAGAAATAGTAGTAGGATTCATGGCTCAGGTACTTCCATTGGATGAAACTGAAGAAGCTGAAGATGAAGGAGAGGCAACAACATTTGCAGAAGATACTATTGAGCAAATAAAGGGGTTAGGAACAGCAGTGAAGGATTCGGTAGTGGGAATGCTTAGTTTTGACTTAGAAGGCCTTTTTGTGACTCCTGATGAGGAAGAAATAGAAGAAGAAGGAAGAGGAATTGTACAGGCAACAGCAAACTTGTGGCCAGATGATAATTTAGCTCCATTAAGAGCATATTCATTTATGGTATTTATACTTCTTGTAGTACCATGCGTGGCAACTTTAGCAGCAATAAAACAAGAGTTTGGATGGAAATATTTAGGTTTTGTTGTATCAATAATGCTTGTAGTACCTTATGTTGTTTCAGTATTGATATTCCAAGTAGGAAGTTTGTTCTTCTAAATTAGTTCTTTTGGGAAAGGTTTATTTTCAAAAAGAAGGAGATGAAGATAAATGAAAACAGTAATATTAATAATAATTGTGGCAGTAATAGCTTTTTATTCTCTTAGAAGCGTATATAGAATGCTGAAAGGAGAAGAAAGCAGCTGTGGATGTGGCAGCAGCGGATGCAAAGGCTGTGGAACAAAAGGTAAATGCAGTGAACATGAGCATAAATAAATTATAAAATGTTAGACAGGCTTGAATAAATTTTTTTGTTCAAGCCTGTTTTTTATTTCTTAGGAAATTATAATTTGATAAATTTGTTGAAAAAATAAAAAATGTTAATTATTTTGTATTCATATTAGATATATTAATTGAATAAGATTAAAATTGACAGCACAAAAAAGCTGATTGTTAATCAGCTATTTAGCGATATTCTTTCCAGCAAATGGAGCCTGTATGTATATTAAAATATGATATTTTTTTAACTTTCATTCTGGCATTACATTTAAAACAATAAAAAGGATTTACTCCAAAAGCTTTCCATATTTCAAGTTGATAAAAAGTAGAATTGGAATATTTAGAGACATATTTTCTCATGAATTTCATGATATTTTTAAGTTCTGATTTAATATTTCTAGAATAGATTCCAAAGCGCCTAATCATTTTGAAATGTTTAGGGGGAATGTGAATAATTAATTTAGAAAGAAATGTTTCTGCATCTAAAGTAAGCTCAATTCTTTGTTTATCATCAGCAAGACTTTCATAATAGAAAGTAACCTTATTATCATAGAAATCAATAATTTTATATTCTGCGATAGGAGCTCTTGACAGGTATCTGCCAATATATTTAATTGCATAAATATTATTATTTAAATCATTTTTTGCAACATTGAAAAAGAATCTTGTATTTTTGCGATAAAGGTAGTTAGCAGCAGCATAAGCTTTAGCTTTAATTTCAGGCTTGTCATAATTTCCAGATTTAACAATATCAATAACCATTTTTTTCCATTGTCCAGCAATGGAATTGACATGAAAATATTTTTTTTCAAGAAATTGGTAGTTTTTATTGAATCCACCTAAAGTAACAATAGCATGAATATGAGGATTCCATTTAAGATCGCGTCCAAAGGTATGAATAACAGTAATCAATCCATAATGAATGATATCTGAGTTAGTAAAGTATTTAGAGGAATATTTTGAAATTTTATGAATTCTTTGATTTTTTGCTTTAATGTTATGAAATTGATATTTAAAAACATCATTAACAGCATAAGCAAGCTTAGTTAAAAGGTCTCTATCATAGAAGAAAAACATTCTAAGTTCTTCAGGAATAGTAAAAAGGACACTTCTATGTTTAACATCAATAAGAGAAGTGGAAGTTTTTTCAGTTCAAACAGCAGAATAACGTTTACCGCAGGAAGGACAAAATCTAGATTTACAAGTAACTTTAATTTTATGCGCCTCATGACAATTAGGGCATTGAAGAGAGAGAAAAGATTTATCAATAGAACAAGCTAAGAATTTTTGAATAGTCTGTTTAACATCCTCAAAATGTTCATTTTTAAAATATTTCTTGATTTTACCTAAAAGATTTGTTATATTGATTTTAGAGATAATATGTTTGATTTGCATGAATGTCTCCTTTGTATAATTAGGGTGGTAACTATATTATACAAAAAAGAGAGCTGAGTAAAACATTTTTTTTAAATGTTACTCAGCTTTTTTTATTTTTATTTTTTAAGATGAAATAAAGATAATTAATAAAAGGAAAAGAATATTTTTACTTGAAAAATCATGTGAGAATGCTATAATAACTCATTGTATAAATAACAATAAAGGAGAATTGATATGGACAACTTAACATTTGGAGCAATAGGAGCTGTTATTGTTATAGGGCTGCTGACAGTTTTTAAATTTTCTGGAAAGAAAGAGAAAGAAGAGAACAAGGACGAAATAAGGATCTATTACAGGTATGCTGGGGACATAGAATGGATCAGATATGAAATAGAAAGGTATAGATTTGGTTCGTTAAAATATCTCTTTAACTGTAAAAATAAGGAGGAATCAGATTTTCAAATTATAATAACTAATACTGAAACTGATATAAGTGCAGATTTTTATGCAACAGAATTTAATTATTCTAAAAAATATTCTTTAGAATGCATTGTTAAAGACTTGAAATTGACTGATGAAAAGTACGATGAATTGATGGAAAATCTAAAGGATACTTATATAGAAGATAATCATGATGGAAAGGCAATTGAAAAAATCAAGAAAAATACAGAGGAAGAGGTAAAAGAAATAATTTAATAATTATATTGACTTTTGACTCAACATAAAGTATATTAAATTTGCAAATAAATCAATATTAAGAGGGAGATGATAGGAGAGAAATGAAAAAGAAACAGGTATCACTTTATTATGCACTGCTGCCAGTTGTATTTTTGGTAGTAACACTTTATTACGCTGTTCAAGTTGCTAAACTTGATGTGCATATTCCAATTTTTATCTCAGCCATTTTTGCAGCATTAGTAGCAAAAATATCTGGATGTGCAACTTGGAATGAATTGGAAGATGGTGTAGTAGACACTATAAAAATGTCTAT
This genomic window contains:
- a CDS encoding ABC transporter substrate-binding protein — its product is MKKLFILLLIILCTACGTEKQKKIEIGITQIVEHPSLDDVRKGVIDALKEKGYDENKININYKNAQGDFGTAQVIAQEYNNNSDVIIAISTPSAQAAANNIKDKPIFFSAITNPESAGILRKNVTGVSDKSPVQKQVQLIERLLPEAKNIGIVYNTSEQNSFYLTEEFTKAAKEKGYIVKVKGISNISEMASALDTLLPAIDVLYTSIDNTIASTYPLIVEKSNKANKPIIGATKSFVEQGALAVDGISDYQVGYQTGEMVVRYLNGEKIENIPYEVVEKSEMYINEDAAKKFGIKGE
- the feoB gene encoding iron transporter FeoB, encoding MIKLAFTGNPNVGKSALINAIAGSKLKVGNWPGVTVEKKEAVFNHKGEEIKLVDLPGVYSLSPYTLEEKITRDFILDENPDVVINVIDSTNLERNLYLTYLLKELEKPTVMALNFYDEFTKLNYKLNLEEFQELIELKAIPVSALKGTGIEELLDSIIELAAKKEKVKKYSLPFDDSITSIIRNVEKKIVSDEKFKNILKEYPSEYLTIKLMERDSHLIEKLKNKYNVDLNGAFEEEIAKMEEKYDNDSETILAEGRYGAVNGILARTFTTSIKSRLDFTDKVDKILLNKVFGLPLFLLIMAGVMGFVFNGSAPFIDWVDGFINGYIGKYVRVLVEGTPDWLNSLIVDGIIGGVGGVLVFVPVMVFLYFFLAILEESGYMSRVAFLMDKIMRKLGLNGKAFVPMVVGFGCSVPAIYATRTLEDESSRKMTAAMAPFMSCGARLPVYGLFTAAFFGAKAGIIVMSLYVLGIVVAILVGLALKNVKGFKTDNKALLIELPPYRVPSLKVILNSTWMRVSEYLKRATTIIMGILIILWTLTYFPGKGDASVSYIAKFGHAFAPIMRPTGFGDRWETVAAIPPSIAAKEIVVGFMAQVLPLDETEEAEDEGEATTFAEDTIEQIKGLGTAVKDSVVGMLSFDLEGLFVTPDEEEIEEEGRGIVQATANLWPDDNLAPLRAYSFMVFILLVVPCVATLAAIKQEFGWKYLGFVVSIMLVVPYVVSVLIFQVGSLFF
- a CDS encoding ABC transporter; translated protein: MLLGTLEQSFIFAVMVLGVYISYKILDFPDMTVDGSFPLGAAVAAASIVKGLNPVLALILAMAAGAAAGFITGMIHVKLRVTNLLAGIIVMTGLYSINLRIMGKSNIPLFSVKHLFNGSVSAIIVVAVILLVVKLGIDFLLKTKFGFALKALGDNESLIISLGLNEKTLKIYGLMLANSLVALSGAILAQYQGFADVGMGTGTIITGLASIIIGDALFGKKKVIKISMMVIFGTIIYRTIIALSLKVGMNASDLKLITSALVVIIIFLKEKKHLLKGGIVNA
- a CDS encoding iron transporter FeoA, whose amino-acid sequence is MLPLAFAEPNKELIIKDIKGAGCCKGRLLEKGFCVGNKICVLRDGKDSIVVKINNCKYALNFGLANKIFVENK
- a CDS encoding ABC transporter substrate-binding protein; translation: MKKILMLLMGLSIVAFGKEPAKIKVGITQIMEHQALDSAREGFIKALKDGGYGEAKIDYQNAQGDFGTAQMIANSFVQDKKDIILAISTPSAQAAYNATKKIPILITAVTDAESAGLVGENITGTSDAAPIYKQLEIITKLLPEAKKVGIIYNTSEQNSQVQVAQAKTEAAKLGLEIVETGITTINDMAIGLDSLLPKVDVLYTPTDNLVVASTPLLLEKANKAGKPVVGSVEDQVMQGALVTETIDYERLGYQTGEVAVQVLNGTVPNAIPIETLKDTQLIINKKAAEKYNVDLSSKALEGAKQY
- a CDS encoding iron transporter FeoA produces the protein MKLCDLKNGEKAKIVKIGKIGELKKRLVDMGITAGEIIKLERNAPLGDPQEYIIKSTGIAIRKEDAKNIEVEKIEG
- a CDS encoding ABC transporter, which codes for MLNINNVKKSFQTELGSIKRVFKGLDLHVEKGDFISIIGSNGAGKSTLLDTITGNIVPDSGTIDIDGRDITNLPRYKRGSFISKVYQNPAMGTAPSMTVFENLSMADNKGKRFGFTLGLNKKRKEYYRSLLKELDLGIEDQMDTEVGSLSGGQRQCLALIMATLNKPQVLLLDEHTAALDPKTSKIIMDKTREIVEKNNISTLMITHNLQDAINYGNRLIMLHEGEILIDVRGDEKKNLTSEKLLRIFNKKEAGLKDSELFSA
- a CDS encoding putative transposase; the protein is MFFFYDRDLLTKLAYAVNDVFKYQFHNIKAKNQRIHKISKYSSKYFTNSDIIHYGLITVIHTFGRDLKWNPHIHAIVTLGGFNKNYQFLEKKYFHVNSIAGQWKKMVIDIVKSGNYDKPEIKAKAYAAANYLYRKNTRFFFNVAKNDLNNNIYAIKYIGRYLSRAPIAEYKIIDFYDNKVTFYYESLADDKQRIELTLDAETFLSKLIIHIPPKHFKMIRRFGIYSRNIKSELKNIMKFMRKYVSKYSNSTFYQLEIWKAFGVNPFYCFKCNARMKVKKISYFNIHTGSICWKEYR